The following coding sequences are from one Rhodopirellula islandica window:
- a CDS encoding alkaline phosphatase D family protein, with the protein MLSGILLAILPAATVSLAKPPIPTPRETPVVGDMDHYFLESMYDLKESDAGLQHVVDSPAFRELVAKHDLKLLGGPMLGCVTDHSARIWVRTTQPASVQVVMDGQSSEVVQTSAEMDYSALLDLGNLQPSTSYTYDVLVDGQSVFADQQPTFQTYPSKDEKATFSVAFGGGARYNPPKEKIWDVIAGRSPEAILLLGDNVYIDQPKSRTKQRVHYYRRQLRPEFQRLTASTSVYAVYDDHDLGVDDSSGGPRKFKPSWKFESWKVFRENWNNPSYGGGDELPGCWFDFSIGDVDFFMLDNRYYRSFEDGTMLGPEQKEWLLAKLKASDATFKVLASGTLWTEHADKGGKDSWWGVKEERNEIFDFIDQEKIGGVILLSADRHRTDVYKIERPNGYDLFEFETSKMTNDHTHPTKEKAVFSYNEGNFFGMLRFDLEKADPEMAFQCITMEDQKVYEMTLKRSQLQAAE; encoded by the coding sequence ATGTTGTCCGGGATCCTCCTTGCGATCCTTCCTGCCGCAACGGTTTCCCTCGCCAAACCACCGATCCCAACGCCCCGCGAAACGCCGGTGGTGGGCGACATGGACCACTACTTCCTCGAGTCCATGTACGACCTCAAGGAGTCGGACGCTGGGTTGCAACACGTGGTCGATTCACCTGCGTTTCGTGAGTTGGTGGCGAAGCATGACCTCAAGCTTCTGGGCGGCCCCATGTTGGGCTGCGTCACCGATCACAGTGCCCGGATCTGGGTCCGGACAACGCAACCCGCCAGCGTGCAAGTCGTGATGGATGGGCAGTCCAGCGAAGTCGTCCAAACCTCGGCGGAGATGGACTACTCGGCACTCCTGGACCTCGGAAATCTGCAGCCTTCGACGTCGTACACCTACGACGTTTTGGTCGATGGACAAAGCGTTTTCGCCGACCAGCAACCAACCTTCCAGACTTATCCGTCCAAGGACGAGAAGGCAACGTTCAGCGTCGCGTTTGGCGGCGGAGCCCGCTACAACCCGCCGAAGGAAAAGATCTGGGATGTGATTGCGGGGCGTTCGCCGGAAGCGATCCTGTTGCTCGGTGACAATGTCTACATCGACCAACCCAAGTCGCGCACGAAGCAGCGTGTGCACTACTACCGTCGGCAACTGCGACCTGAGTTTCAACGCCTGACCGCGTCGACGTCGGTGTACGCGGTCTACGACGATCACGATTTGGGCGTGGATGACTCCTCGGGTGGCCCCCGCAAATTCAAACCGAGTTGGAAATTCGAATCCTGGAAAGTCTTCCGTGAAAACTGGAACAACCCATCGTACGGGGGCGGCGATGAACTTCCCGGTTGCTGGTTTGATTTCTCGATTGGGGACGTCGACTTCTTCATGCTCGACAATCGCTACTATCGATCGTTTGAAGACGGGACGATGCTGGGCCCGGAACAAAAGGAATGGTTGTTGGCGAAGTTGAAAGCATCGGATGCCACGTTCAAAGTTCTCGCTTCAGGGACGCTGTGGACGGAGCACGCTGACAAAGGCGGGAAAGATTCTTGGTGGGGCGTGAAGGAAGAACGCAACGAAATCTTTGACTTCATCGACCAAGAGAAAATCGGCGGCGTGATTCTGCTGTCGGCTGATCGACACCGCACCGACGTGTACAAGATCGAGCGTCCCAACGGCTACGACTTGTTCGAGTTCGAGACGTCGAAGATGACGAACGATCACACGCATCCCACCAAAGAAAAAGCCGTCTTCTCTTACAACGAAGGCAACTTCTTTGGGATGTTGCGATTTGATTTGGAGAAGGCCGATCCAGAAATGGCGTTCCAGTGCATCACAATGGAAGACCAAAAGGTCTATGAGATGACGTTGAAACGCAGCCAACTGCAGGCGGCAGAGTGA